One window of Desulfobacca acetoxidans DSM 11109 genomic DNA carries:
- a CDS encoding class I SAM-dependent methyltransferase: MEHAKTIENCRFCGSPQKTMYLNLGEMPLVNNLSSSPDEEVERYPLRVFLCHDCGMSFIDCVVDPEYLFRTYCYRSGMSGTFVRHCRELARQIDAKGRFVIEIASNDGTFLHQMAKSRRLGIEPAQNLAELSQAEGITVIPEFFTAETAEKVLKEYGWADYIVAMNVFAHVHDVTGFISNAKKLLKKDGVLIIEAPWVRDTVNNNDSGQIYHEHLSYISIRGMKKFLRRMDMSIYQIKYFPDMHGGSLRFYLKQGEQQKIDVGLDDGIICYDTYQQRIDRVRDDLSAYLKDEKIVGVGAAAKGCILCNYCHLENNVLAIYDNTPEKWGKYQPGTKIPILPQEEISSVRERILILPHNFKNEIRRNIRKLNPQARFIVAVPTIEEL, from the coding sequence ATGGAACACGCGAAGACTATCGAAAACTGCAGGTTCTGTGGTTCTCCTCAGAAAACAATGTATTTAAATCTGGGTGAGATGCCATTGGTCAATAATCTGTCGAGCTCACCCGATGAGGAAGTCGAAAGATACCCCCTGCGGGTCTTTCTCTGTCATGACTGTGGTATGAGCTTCATCGATTGTGTCGTTGATCCTGAATATCTTTTTCGGACTTACTGTTATCGCAGCGGTATGTCCGGGACGTTTGTCCGGCATTGCCGGGAACTTGCCCGGCAGATCGATGCCAAAGGGCGTTTTGTCATCGAAATAGCCAGCAATGATGGGACATTTTTACACCAGATGGCCAAAAGCCGGAGACTCGGTATTGAACCGGCCCAAAATCTGGCAGAGTTGTCCCAGGCAGAAGGGATTACCGTTATCCCTGAGTTTTTTACGGCCGAGACCGCTGAAAAGGTATTAAAGGAGTATGGTTGGGCTGATTACATAGTGGCCATGAACGTCTTTGCCCACGTCCACGATGTCACCGGTTTTATCTCCAACGCCAAAAAGCTCCTGAAAAAGGATGGTGTCTTAATCATCGAAGCCCCCTGGGTGCGGGATACCGTCAATAATAACGATTCCGGACAGATATATCATGAACATCTGAGTTATATCTCTATCCGGGGAATGAAGAAATTTCTTCGACGGATGGATATGTCCATTTACCAGATAAAGTATTTTCCTGATATGCATGGCGGTAGTTTACGATTCTATCTCAAGCAGGGGGAACAGCAAAAGATCGACGTGGGGTTGGATGACGGTATTATATGCTATGATACCTACCAGCAGAGAATTGACCGGGTACGAGATGATTTATCGGCCTACTTAAAAGACGAGAAAATCGTCGGTGTCGGGGCGGCGGCCAAAGGCTGTATTCTGTGCAACTATTGCCACTTAGAGAACAACGTCCTGGCCATTTATGACAACACGCCGGAGAAGTGGGGAAAGTACCAACCAGGTACCAAGATCCCCATTCTCCCCCAGGAGGAAATCAGTTCGGTTCGGGAAAGGATATTGATCCTGCCGCACAACTTCAAAAACGAGATCAGGCGCAATATCCGAAAGTTGAACCCGCAGGCCAGATTCATCGTGGCAGTGCCAACGATAGAGGAATTATAA
- the sucC gene encoding ADP-forming succinate--CoA ligase subunit beta: MKIHEYQAKQLFEKFQVPIPQGGMATTAHEAYEIAEGIGGDSFVVKAQIHAGGRGKGGGVKVADSLSDVITLADQILGMTLVTHQTGPEGRLVKKILVEQALDIRQELYLGIVIDRTQARPVLMMSAAGGMEIEEVAARTPELIIKEAIDPAVGLQPFQTRNLVFGVGLDPMLLRTASGFINNLYKMFVAYDCSLVEINPLVVTTDGQMLALDAKVTFDDNALFRHKDLPPLEDPNEIDPLELEAKKHNLNYIRLDGTVGAMVNGAGLAMATMDLIKLAGAEPANFLDVGGGASADMIANGFRIILSDPRVKAILINIFGGILRCDVLAEGVMEAARQVKVAVPIIIRLEGTNCDIGRNLLGASGLNFTVAGDMLDAAQKVAALA, from the coding sequence ATGAAAATCCACGAATATCAAGCCAAACAACTTTTTGAAAAATTTCAGGTTCCCATTCCGCAGGGTGGAATGGCGACTACTGCCCACGAGGCCTATGAGATCGCCGAGGGCATCGGCGGCGATAGTTTTGTCGTCAAGGCCCAGATTCATGCCGGTGGCCGGGGTAAAGGCGGTGGAGTCAAGGTTGCTGATTCGCTCTCTGATGTAATCACTCTGGCCGACCAGATACTCGGGATGACCCTGGTGACCCATCAGACCGGCCCCGAAGGCCGACTGGTAAAGAAGATATTGGTGGAGCAGGCCCTGGATATCCGGCAGGAATTGTACTTGGGGATTGTTATTGACCGGACACAAGCCAGGCCGGTGCTGATGATGAGCGCCGCCGGTGGGATGGAGATCGAAGAGGTGGCCGCCCGAACCCCCGAATTAATCATTAAGGAAGCCATCGATCCAGCCGTCGGGCTGCAGCCCTTTCAGACCCGCAACCTGGTCTTTGGGGTCGGCCTGGATCCTATGCTCCTCCGTACCGCCTCAGGTTTTATTAATAATCTCTATAAGATGTTTGTAGCCTACGACTGCTCCCTGGTTGAGATCAATCCATTAGTGGTTACCACGGACGGGCAGATGCTGGCGCTGGATGCCAAAGTCACTTTTGATGACAATGCCCTTTTCCGGCACAAAGACCTGCCGCCCCTGGAAGACCCTAATGAGATTGACCCTCTGGAACTGGAAGCCAAAAAACATAATCTTAATTATATCCGCCTCGATGGTACCGTTGGAGCCATGGTCAACGGTGCCGGTCTGGCGATGGCCACTATGGACCTTATCAAACTGGCCGGTGCTGAACCGGCTAATTTTCTAGATGTTGGCGGCGGGGCCAGCGCCGATATGATCGCCAATGGATTCCGCATTATTCTTTCTGACCCCCGGGTCAAAGCAATTCTGATTAACATTTTCGGCGGCATCCTGCGTTGCGACGTCCTGGCAGAGGGTGTTATGGAAGCCGCCAGGCAGGTGAAGGTTGCTGTTCCCATCATCATCCGGTTGGAAGGTACCAACTGCGATATCGGCCGCAACTTGTTGGGAGCATCGGGATTGAATTTTACCGTGGCCGGTGACATGTTGGATGCGGCGCAGAAGGTCGCAGCGTTGGCCTGA
- a CDS encoding N-6 DNA methylase encodes MTAEYRQEVLNVILAQALQERGVISLPEGVIKTVIQKRRRIPDVMVDYRGLRVVIEGEVSDQAGAEERALTSARRRVEQGLAHIGIGVIFPAELRAVPFKALLEALRDSRLLMAVTSESGDTGYVSGNIDFLAELLDKTFDQLVQEDVVAQAVAEIDAAVEKMAQLSRLCPGYYQKAAAILGIKALPRPAAEKAKKGPIETLYPEEILAICRISGLVIINAMIFQEILASHDNRVTSLTHLLNEIVLHSALNRHWNYIVSDINYFPIFHLASQLMVVIPSHGDILKGLRILGQSAQKIVAMKAALRHDLMGRVYHKLLADKKYLGTYYTSIPAAILLLKLALGHTTLPLKWNNLDRLERLQVADLACGTGTLLMAAADTVTDNYFRACAARGEQPDVTAIYRLLTEKIIYGYDVLPSAIHLTASTLALRAPETPFQRMNLFSLPFGEPENRLGSLDFMDSRLLEIKDLFGAVSDVKQITGNGEIESPYGYLPELDLCVMNPPFTRSVGGNLLFGSLPEPERSQAQKRLQKIIQTKKYQANITAGLGAVFVALADRYLNSGGRLALVLPKAVISGVAWKPTREMLAERYHLEYIVASQDPQRWNFSESTSLSEVLLVARKKDGENDGCDTPTIALNLWRNPTTAFDALAVFHALLDNSPPPAIDQQGAKEIYIGKVKAGEALAFSWKEIKEWPMWMLPVAFAQSDLIRAAYHLFQGKLWLPGYGIRGSIPLKPLKEFAQIGPDRRDIHDGFKISKTPSAYSAFWGHEALLVERIKQNPNAYLFPLAHAHKKRPLRRVEDLWPLSGKILVVERLRINSQKIISSYISEPVLSNTWWPISMKNEYNNDIFGKILILWFNSTLGILHLLAKRQETEGAWIDFKKPVLSNLPVLDLAALTEEQVTFLAESFDEVSHEVIQPFPRMADDPVRSRIDAAISEALRLPDYSILRKLLAQEPVVCLKRL; translated from the coding sequence ATGACCGCTGAATACCGTCAGGAAGTTCTCAATGTCATCTTAGCGCAAGCTCTGCAGGAGCGCGGCGTCATCTCGCTTCCCGAAGGAGTGATCAAAACCGTCATCCAGAAACGCCGCCGGATTCCGGATGTCATGGTCGATTACCGCGGTTTGCGGGTGGTCATCGAGGGTGAGGTGAGCGATCAGGCCGGGGCAGAGGAACGCGCCCTGACCTCGGCGCGCCGGCGGGTGGAACAGGGTCTGGCACACATCGGCATTGGCGTGATCTTCCCGGCCGAACTGCGCGCCGTGCCTTTCAAAGCCTTGCTTGAAGCCCTGAGGGACAGCCGTCTCCTGATGGCAGTGACCTCAGAATCGGGAGATACCGGCTATGTCTCGGGAAATATAGACTTCCTGGCGGAATTACTGGATAAGACCTTCGACCAACTGGTGCAGGAAGACGTTGTGGCCCAGGCGGTGGCCGAAATCGACGCCGCCGTCGAAAAAATGGCGCAGTTGTCCCGCCTCTGCCCCGGCTATTACCAGAAAGCGGCGGCAATTTTAGGAATTAAGGCTCTACCGCGCCCCGCGGCGGAAAAAGCCAAAAAGGGTCCGATAGAAACTCTCTATCCGGAAGAGATTCTGGCCATCTGCCGGATCAGCGGCCTGGTGATCATCAACGCTATGATCTTTCAGGAAATATTAGCATCGCACGACAACCGCGTTACTTCGCTCACCCATTTGCTTAATGAGATTGTGCTGCACAGCGCGCTCAACCGGCATTGGAATTATATCGTTTCAGATATAAATTATTTTCCCATATTTCATCTAGCCAGCCAGTTGATGGTGGTCATACCTTCCCACGGAGATATTTTAAAAGGATTAAGAATACTGGGACAGAGCGCCCAGAAAATTGTTGCCATGAAAGCCGCCCTGCGCCATGACCTCATGGGCCGGGTGTATCACAAGCTGCTGGCCGACAAGAAATATCTGGGCACCTATTACACCAGCATCCCGGCGGCCATTCTGCTCCTGAAACTGGCCCTGGGGCATACCACCCTGCCGTTGAAGTGGAACAACCTGGATCGGTTGGAGAGGCTCCAGGTAGCAGATCTGGCCTGCGGCACCGGCACCCTGCTGATGGCGGCGGCCGATACCGTGACAGACAACTATTTTCGGGCCTGTGCCGCCAGGGGGGAGCAGCCGGACGTCACCGCGATCTATCGACTCTTGACCGAGAAGATTATTTACGGCTATGACGTGCTGCCTTCGGCCATTCATCTCACCGCCTCGACCCTGGCCCTGCGCGCTCCGGAAACGCCTTTTCAACGCATGAACCTCTTCAGCCTGCCCTTCGGAGAACCGGAAAACCGCTTGGGCAGCCTTGATTTTATGGACAGCCGCCTGCTGGAGATCAAAGACCTGTTCGGCGCGGTCAGCGACGTCAAACAGATCACCGGGAATGGGGAGATCGAATCGCCTTATGGATATCTGCCGGAGCTGGACCTGTGCGTCATGAATCCGCCTTTTACCCGCAGCGTCGGCGGGAATCTGCTCTTTGGCTCCCTGCCCGAACCTGAGCGCAGCCAGGCCCAAAAGAGGCTGCAAAAAATCATTCAGACCAAAAAATACCAGGCCAATATTACCGCTGGCCTGGGTGCGGTCTTTGTCGCCCTGGCCGACCGTTATCTTAATTCCGGCGGTCGGCTGGCCCTGGTGCTGCCCAAGGCGGTGATCTCGGGAGTGGCCTGGAAACCCACCCGGGAGATGTTGGCCGAGCGGTATCACCTGGAGTATATTGTTGCCAGCCAAGACCCACAGCGTTGGAATTTCTCTGAGAGCACCAGTTTGAGCGAGGTACTGCTGGTAGCCAGAAAAAAAGACGGCGAGAACGACGGCTGCGATACACCCACCATTGCTCTGAATTTGTGGCGTAATCCTACGACGGCCTTCGATGCCCTGGCGGTCTTCCATGCCTTGCTGGACAACTCTCCGCCTCCGGCTATTGACCAGCAGGGCGCCAAAGAAATTTACATCGGCAAGGTGAAGGCTGGCGAAGCCCTGGCTTTTTCCTGGAAGGAGATCAAGGAATGGCCTATGTGGATGCTGCCCGTCGCTTTTGCCCAGTCCGATCTCATCCGGGCGGCGTATCATCTCTTTCAAGGAAAACTGTGGCTGCCGGGGTACGGCATTAGAGGATCAATTCCTTTAAAACCATTGAAAGAATTTGCCCAAATAGGTCCTGATCGCCGAGATATTCATGATGGATTTAAAATAAGCAAGACTCCCTCGGCATATTCAGCATTTTGGGGACATGAAGCATTATTAGTTGAGAGAATTAAGCAGAATCCCAATGCCTATCTCTTCCCATTAGCACATGCGCATAAAAAGCGCCCTTTACGTCGTGTAGAAGATTTATGGCCACTTTCTGGAAAAATATTGGTTGTCGAACGGTTACGGATAAATTCCCAAAAAATAATTTCGAGTTATATTTCTGAACCTGTTTTATCTAATACCTGGTGGCCAATTTCTATGAAGAATGAATATAATAATGATATTTTTGGAAAAATTTTAATATTATGGTTCAATTCAACTCTCGGTATCCTTCATCTACTTGCGAAAAGGCAAGAAACAGAAGGTGCGTGGATAGATTTTAAAAAACCCGTTCTCTCAAATCTTCCCGTTCTCGATCTTGCCGCCCTGACCGAAGAACAGGTCACATTTCTGGCAGAGAGCTTTGATGAAGTCAGCCATGAGGTCATCCAACCATTCCCCCGGATGGCTGACGATCCGGTACGGAGCAGAATCGACGCCGCCATTTCGGAAGCCCTAAGACTGCCTGATTACAGTATCTTGCGAAAATTGCTGGCCCAGGAACCGGTGGTCTGTCTGAAAAGATTATGA
- the cobA gene encoding uroporphyrinogen-III C-methyltransferase yields the protein MVYLVGAGPGDPGLVTVRGLELIRRADCIVYDYLANEAFLQEASPLAELLYVGKKGGDHTLPQADINRLIVDKARAGLKVVRLKGGDPYVFGRGGEEAEELAAAGIPFEVVPGISSAVAVPAYAGIPVTHRRYASLVSFITGHEDPHKPESAIPWEVLAASPGTLVFLMGVKNLSEICQKLQAHGKAADTPAAVIHRGATPQQKTVSGTLADIAGRVQTAGLAAPAIFIVGGVVELRPRLNWYETRPLWGKRILVTRSRRQVSAFVKLLTEYGATCLEAPTIEIAPPDDGYVALDEAIQRLDRYQWLVFTSPNGVVAFFERLFGSGRDVRALGACKLAAIGAATAEALHEHGLIADVVPEDFRAEGLVASLSPLVHPGQLLLLPRAQEAREVLPQEMARQGVIVHVAPSYKTVPPAHLPPDTESALARGEIDVLTFASSSTVTNFVRLIGLEHFKKLAAQAVIAAIGPITAKTLNQFGLEARIQSQTYTIPALAAAIVDYFRTEAVRG from the coding sequence ATGGTTTATTTAGTTGGCGCCGGGCCGGGCGATCCCGGTCTGGTGACAGTACGGGGGCTGGAGTTAATCCGCCGGGCCGACTGCATTGTCTATGACTACCTGGCCAATGAGGCGTTTTTACAGGAGGCCTCGCCCTTGGCCGAACTCCTGTACGTGGGGAAAAAAGGGGGAGACCACACCCTGCCCCAGGCTGACATCAACCGGCTGATCGTCGACAAGGCCAGGGCCGGTCTGAAGGTGGTCCGCCTTAAGGGTGGCGATCCCTATGTCTTCGGCCGGGGCGGCGAGGAGGCCGAAGAATTAGCGGCCGCTGGCATTCCCTTTGAGGTTGTACCCGGTATCAGTTCCGCCGTAGCTGTTCCCGCCTATGCTGGCATTCCGGTGACTCACCGGCGGTATGCCTCTCTGGTCTCTTTCATCACCGGCCATGAAGACCCGCACAAACCGGAAAGTGCCATTCCTTGGGAGGTCCTGGCCGCCAGCCCCGGCACCCTGGTCTTCCTCATGGGCGTCAAGAATCTATCGGAAATCTGCCAAAAGCTGCAAGCCCACGGCAAGGCGGCCGATACCCCGGCGGCAGTCATTCACCGAGGGGCAACACCACAGCAAAAAACCGTTTCCGGAACCTTGGCTGATATTGCCGGGCGGGTTCAGACGGCCGGTTTGGCTGCCCCGGCTATCTTTATCGTTGGCGGCGTCGTCGAACTGCGCCCCCGGCTTAATTGGTATGAAACCCGTCCCTTGTGGGGCAAACGTATCCTGGTAACCCGTTCCCGGAGGCAGGTCAGCGCCTTTGTCAAGCTCCTGACGGAATACGGCGCCACCTGCCTGGAGGCGCCTACCATTGAAATTGCCCCCCCGGATGACGGCTACGTTGCTTTGGACGAGGCCATACAGAGATTAGACCGTTACCAGTGGCTCGTTTTCACCAGTCCCAACGGCGTGGTTGCTTTTTTCGAACGGCTGTTCGGCAGTGGGCGTGATGTACGAGCCCTGGGAGCCTGTAAATTGGCGGCTATCGGCGCCGCTACCGCAGAAGCGCTACATGAACACGGCCTCATTGCCGATGTGGTTCCGGAAGACTTCCGAGCCGAGGGTTTGGTGGCCAGTCTCAGTCCCCTGGTCCACCCCGGCCAGCTTCTTCTGCTGCCTCGGGCCCAGGAAGCACGGGAAGTTCTGCCCCAGGAAATGGCAAGGCAGGGTGTCATTGTCCATGTGGCGCCCAGCTACAAGACGGTACCACCTGCACACCTGCCTCCGGACACCGAATCAGCTCTGGCCCGGGGCGAGATCGATGTCTTGACCTTTGCCAGCTCCTCTACGGTGACAAATTTCGTCCGTCTCATCGGTTTAGAACACTTCAAAAAGCTCGCGGCCCAGGCGGTGATCGCCGCCATCGGCCCCATCACCGCCAAGACCCTAAATCAGTTCGGCCTCGAAGCCCGGATTCAGTCCCAGACCTACACCATCCCCGCCCTCGCCGCCGCTATTGTCGATTATTTTCGAACCGAGGCGGTAAGAGGATGA
- a CDS encoding epoxyqueuosine reductase QueH: MKLLLHICCAPCAIYPLKILREAGMEVHGLFHNPNIHPYQEFQRRLQTLEEYAATESLPLIVHHRYDLEEFIQLVVFREAQRCRFCYGLRLRIAAATARQGKFDAFTTTLLYSRYQNHDLIRDIGQQVGQEVGVTFYYADYRPGWREGIEESKRLGMYRQQYCGCIYSEKERYYKPRREKS, encoded by the coding sequence ATGAAGCTGTTACTCCACATCTGCTGTGCGCCGTGCGCCATCTACCCTCTTAAAATCCTTCGGGAAGCCGGAATGGAGGTGCATGGCCTCTTTCATAACCCCAATATTCATCCTTATCAGGAGTTTCAACGCCGTTTGCAGACCTTGGAAGAGTACGCCGCAACCGAGTCCTTGCCGCTGATTGTGCACCATCGCTATGATTTGGAAGAATTTATCCAGCTGGTCGTCTTTCGCGAGGCGCAACGCTGCCGGTTCTGCTATGGCCTGCGCCTGCGAATTGCCGCCGCCACCGCCAGACAGGGCAAATTTGACGCTTTTACCACTACCTTGCTGTACAGCCGCTACCAGAACCACGATCTTATCCGGGATATCGGCCAACAGGTTGGCCAGGAAGTGGGGGTGACTTTTTACTATGCCGATTATCGCCCCGGTTGGCGGGAGGGCATCGAGGAATCCAAGCGTCTTGGAATGTATCGGCAGCAGTATTGCGGTTGTATCTATAGTGAAAAAGAACGGTATTACAAGCCTCGTAGGGAAAAAAGTTAG
- the sucD gene encoding succinate--CoA ligase subunit alpha: protein MSVLVDKNTHVVVQGITGKEGSFHARQCIAYGTKVVAGVTPGKGGQKMDDVPVFNTVKEAVAAAGANTSLIFVPPAFAADAILEAAGAGIKVIVCITEGIPTLEMVKVARRLEGTDIRLIGPNCPGIISPGQAKVGIMPGPIHQEGPVALVSRSGTLTYEAVYQLTLRGLGQSTCVGIGGDPIIGTNFIDMLRLFQADPQTQGIVLIGEIGGTAEEEAAAFIKANVTKPVVAFIAGMTAPPGKRMGHAGAIISGGSGRAVDKIAALEAAGATVVRNIGELGAICQQTMRL, encoded by the coding sequence ATGAGCGTTCTGGTCGATAAAAATACCCATGTAGTAGTACAGGGAATTACTGGCAAAGAAGGATCTTTCCACGCCCGCCAATGCATTGCCTATGGAACCAAAGTAGTGGCCGGGGTGACCCCGGGCAAGGGCGGCCAAAAGATGGACGATGTCCCGGTGTTCAACACCGTCAAAGAAGCGGTGGCCGCCGCCGGTGCTAACACCTCACTGATCTTTGTCCCCCCAGCCTTTGCTGCCGACGCCATTCTCGAAGCCGCCGGCGCCGGCATCAAGGTCATTGTCTGCATCACCGAAGGTATTCCCACTCTGGAAATGGTCAAAGTGGCCCGCCGGTTGGAAGGGACGGATATCCGTCTCATCGGCCCCAACTGCCCCGGTATAATTTCTCCCGGCCAGGCCAAGGTTGGCATCATGCCCGGCCCGATCCACCAGGAAGGGCCTGTGGCATTGGTTTCCCGCAGCGGCACCCTGACTTATGAAGCGGTATACCAACTGACGCTCAGAGGTCTGGGGCAATCCACCTGTGTCGGCATCGGCGGCGATCCTATTATCGGCACGAATTTTATCGATATGCTGCGACTCTTTCAGGCAGATCCGCAGACCCAGGGAATCGTTCTCATCGGTGAGATCGGCGGCACTGCCGAAGAAGAGGCCGCGGCTTTTATTAAAGCGAACGTTACCAAACCGGTGGTAGCTTTCATTGCCGGAATGACTGCACCGCCAGGCAAACGTATGGGACATGCCGGGGCCATTATCTCCGGCGGCAGCGGTAGAGCCGTGGACAAGATCGCCGCCCTGGAAGCCGCCGGTGCCACAGTCGTGCGCAACATCGGCGAACTGGGCGCTATCTGTCAACAGACCATGCGGCTATAA
- a CDS encoding cephalosporin hydroxylase has translation MRQKVSWLRKLAVKAAIKRREDSQEFAGVRLRKLPGDCFAMLRLLHICKPQVLVEMGSQYGGSALMFASWAEHLGLEQIISVDIADLPRPQHPLITFVVGDSSLPETVAKVFSLAGKRRGSLVLDSNHHAPHVRKELALYQELISPGQALIVEDTLVDVLHFKKFAQEGGPLRALEDFLEEHPEFVPAEGVEPYVTTNFFGYLVRR, from the coding sequence TTGCGGCAAAAGGTTTCGTGGCTGAGAAAATTAGCGGTGAAAGCGGCGATCAAACGGCGGGAGGACTCCCAGGAATTTGCCGGAGTGCGGCTGCGCAAACTGCCCGGCGACTGTTTCGCCATGTTAAGATTATTGCATATCTGTAAACCCCAGGTGCTGGTGGAGATGGGCAGCCAATATGGCGGCAGCGCCCTTATGTTCGCTTCCTGGGCGGAACACCTCGGATTAGAACAGATCATTTCGGTCGATATCGCCGATCTGCCTCGGCCCCAACATCCTTTAATCACCTTTGTGGTGGGAGATTCTTCGCTCCCGGAAACAGTGGCCAAGGTGTTTAGCCTGGCCGGGAAGCGGAGAGGCTCACTCGTTTTGGATTCCAACCACCATGCTCCCCATGTACGGAAAGAATTGGCATTGTACCAGGAACTTATCAGTCCGGGTCAGGCTCTGATTGTTGAAGATACCCTAGTGGATGTGCTGCATTTTAAGAAGTTTGCCCAGGAAGGGGGGCCGCTGCGGGCCTTGGAGGATTTTTTGGAAGAGCATCCGGAATTTGTTCCGGCCGAGGGTGTAGAGCCCTATGTCACCACCAACTTCTTCGGTTATCTGGTCCGGCGGTAA
- a CDS encoding ATP-dependent helicase, which produces MTTLLSTMPQGSPESKRTHIDYQHELNPAQYEAVTLTEGPVLVIAGAGSGKTRTLVYRLAYLVEHGIPPWNILLLTFTRKASQEMLHRASQLINRPLHQVSGGTFHAVCHGWLRRYGARIGYDCGFTLLDRHDQGDLVRLLRDRLELKVSPGQFPRRQTIVEIFGALVNKNLDLETLLTREHPQFLTQAPALTALNRLYQRHKREHQLLDYDDLLLEGRRLLTEHEDLRLSLSEGYRYIMVDEYQDTNRLQAEIVKLLAFTHDNVMAVGDDSQSIYSFRGANFRNIMDFPSLFPGTRIIKLEENYRSTQPILDLTNTIIAQASEKYTKCLFTQKKQGPKPVLLEAGGENEQSQLVCQSLAELRKQGTSLRQMAVLFRSAYHSFDLEIELLRQQIPFMKFGGFKFMESAHIKDLLAHLRVAANPRDSLSWNRLLQLVPGIGKKSAQKFLTQLPQEGFSLQGALQWLTSQKGARAKAALQPLIELLEQLQSPDLAPATRLNMALSYYEPILKTHFDDYPKRLRDLEHLLTITARYGSLGDFLNDLTLEPPASMAEITAEPGEYLTLSTIHSAKGLEWDAVFIIWAAEGRFPSVYSQEREAELEEERRLMYVAATRARRYLYVMYPKVSYTKYLGTTFNAASRFVRDLPRSLLEPLKVEPRW; this is translated from the coding sequence TTGACCACACTCTTGTCCACCATGCCGCAAGGTTCTCCCGAATCTAAAAGAACTCACATTGACTACCAACATGAGCTGAATCCGGCCCAATATGAAGCGGTCACCCTCACCGAGGGCCCGGTGTTGGTCATTGCCGGGGCTGGCAGCGGCAAGACTCGGACGTTGGTCTACCGGCTGGCCTATCTGGTGGAACACGGCATTCCTCCCTGGAACATCCTGCTGCTTACCTTTACCCGTAAGGCCTCCCAGGAAATGTTGCACCGGGCCTCGCAGTTGATCAACCGGCCGCTCCATCAGGTCTCCGGGGGCACATTCCATGCCGTCTGCCACGGCTGGCTCCGCCGTTATGGCGCCAGAATAGGATATGACTGCGGTTTTACCCTACTGGATCGGCATGACCAGGGTGATCTGGTGCGGTTGCTGCGGGATCGCTTGGAGCTAAAAGTCAGCCCCGGTCAGTTCCCCCGGCGGCAGACCATCGTCGAAATCTTCGGCGCTCTGGTCAATAAAAACCTGGACCTGGAAACCTTGTTGACCCGAGAACACCCCCAGTTCCTTACGCAGGCCCCCGCCCTGACTGCTCTTAACAGGCTCTACCAACGCCACAAACGCGAGCATCAACTCTTGGACTATGACGATCTGCTCCTGGAAGGCCGCCGTCTGCTGACCGAGCACGAGGATCTGCGCCTCTCTCTGTCGGAAGGGTATCGCTACATCATGGTGGACGAATACCAGGACACCAACCGGCTGCAGGCCGAAATCGTCAAGCTCCTGGCCTTCACCCACGACAACGTCATGGCGGTGGGCGACGACTCGCAATCGATTTACTCTTTCCGGGGGGCTAATTTTCGCAACATCATGGATTTTCCAAGTCTTTTTCCCGGAACCCGCATCATCAAACTGGAGGAAAACTATCGCAGCACCCAGCCCATCCTCGACCTGACCAACACCATTATTGCCCAGGCCAGCGAAAAGTATACCAAGTGTTTGTTCACCCAAAAAAAGCAGGGTCCTAAACCGGTCCTGCTTGAGGCCGGCGGCGAAAACGAACAGTCCCAACTTGTCTGTCAGAGCCTGGCGGAACTGCGGAAACAGGGCACCTCGCTCCGGCAGATGGCGGTGCTCTTCCGGTCGGCCTACCACTCGTTCGACCTGGAGATCGAACTGCTGCGGCAACAGATACCCTTCATGAAGTTCGGGGGCTTTAAATTTATGGAAAGCGCCCATATTAAAGATCTGTTGGCACACCTGCGGGTGGCCGCCAACCCGCGCGATTCCTTGAGTTGGAACCGGCTGCTGCAGTTGGTTCCTGGAATCGGTAAAAAGAGCGCCCAAAAGTTCCTGACCCAGTTACCGCAGGAGGGGTTCTCCCTGCAAGGGGCTTTGCAGTGGCTGACCTCTCAAAAAGGCGCCCGGGCCAAAGCGGCCTTGCAACCCCTGATCGAACTGCTGGAGCAGCTCCAATCTCCCGATTTAGCCCCGGCCACCCGACTCAATATGGCCCTGTCCTATTACGAGCCGATCCTCAAGACCCACTTTGATGACTATCCTAAACGTCTGCGGGATTTGGAGCATCTGTTGACAATCACCGCCCGCTACGGGTCTTTGGGCGATTTCCTGAACGATCTGACCCTGGAACCCCCCGCCAGTATGGCGGAAATTACCGCCGAACCGGGAGAATACCTCACCCTTTCCACCATTCATTCGGCCAAAGGGCTAGAGTGGGACGCGGTCTTTATCATCTGGGCCGCCGAGGGACGTTTCCCTTCTGTCTATTCTCAGGAACGTGAAGCAGAATTGGAAGAAGAACGGCGATTGATGTACGTAGCCGCCACTCGGGCTCGGCGATATCTGTATGTTATGTATCCCAAGGTCAGCTACACCAAGTACCTCGGGACAACGTTCAACGCCGCCTCCCGTTTTGTCCGGGACCTGCCCCGATCCCTGTTGGAGCCTCTGAAGGTAGAACCCAGATGGTAG